The following proteins are encoded in a genomic region of Amycolatopsis sulphurea:
- a CDS encoding prepilin peptidase translates to MRRWLMLTLFTAAWAGMGILAGAASAFGVSRLLRVAPPAGNATRLTTAVLTALAFGALAWHFGHQFDLLPYSVLAALGVELCVIDTLEQRLPSVLIYSGIVVVGALLATSAILHSRGPDLLRALVGMVIIALLYLVLALASGGGLGAGDVRLGGLLGLALGWLSWSALATATVLGWFAAALVWLLLRATRRRQQGSLLPMGPFLLLGAFITITAVPT, encoded by the coding sequence TTGCGGCGCTGGCTGATGCTCACCTTGTTCACTGCGGCGTGGGCAGGCATGGGGATCCTCGCGGGCGCGGCATCGGCGTTCGGCGTTTCACGCCTGCTCCGGGTGGCTCCACCTGCGGGCAATGCAACGCGGCTCACGACTGCGGTGCTGACCGCACTCGCGTTCGGTGCACTTGCCTGGCACTTCGGTCACCAGTTCGATTTGCTGCCGTACAGTGTCCTCGCCGCACTCGGAGTCGAACTCTGCGTGATCGATACCCTCGAGCAACGGCTACCCAGCGTGCTCATCTATTCGGGTATCGTCGTCGTCGGGGCACTTCTGGCTACTTCGGCGATCCTTCATTCCAGAGGGCCGGATCTCCTGCGCGCCCTGGTCGGAATGGTGATCATCGCCCTGCTTTACCTCGTACTCGCGCTGGCGTCCGGAGGCGGGCTCGGTGCCGGCGACGTGAGACTGGGCGGTCTGCTCGGCCTGGCGCTCGGCTGGCTGAGCTGGTCGGCACTCGCCACGGCTACCGTCCTCGGCTGGTTCGCAGCCGCCCTGGTGTGGCTGCTGCTTCGAGCGACTCGACGACGGCAGCAGGGCTCATTGCTTCCGATGGGGCCGTTCCTGCTGCTCGGTGCTTTCATCACGATCACGGCCGTTCCGACATGA
- the cas2 gene encoding CRISPR-associated endonuclease Cas2, with protein sequence MARHRYVIAYDIADPARLRRVCTLMEDHGERLQYSVFLCDLSPAERAELESRATDVIDLAHDSIIHIDLGPIPSAPPIHTLGKPRTLPNPRAKIV encoded by the coding sequence ATGGCCCGGCATCGATACGTCATCGCCTACGACATCGCCGACCCCGCAAGGCTCAGACGAGTCTGCACACTCATGGAAGACCACGGCGAACGCCTCCAATACTCGGTCTTCCTCTGCGACCTGTCCCCCGCCGAACGAGCCGAACTCGAATCACGCGCCACCGACGTCATCGACCTGGCTCACGACAGCATCATCCACATCGACCTCGGCCCGATCCCGTCCGCGCCACCCATCCATACCCTCGGAAAACCCCGCACGCTTCCGAACCCTCGCGCCAAGATCGTATGA
- a CDS encoding MinD/ParA family ATP-binding protein, with product MTTFSVALAARWPAPTRALLVEADPSGGDVGTRFSLKSAPGLVSLAVAARRNDDRALVWQHTQALPGGLPVVAAPPDADRARAALSALADPATGVGILRTAASAPESVVIVDCGRIDAGSPAMSIVRSADAMILLTRAHADDLAHLARRLPAIGRWTAHPAMVLVGDGYSTAEVARELGVLPLGRVPNDPHGAAVLCGRPGPVRWGRSGPAHSALGQVAHKIAEMLISEHASPPALSQRLPATSQPMQVLRAVPGVPASPVSENGLRPAPAPLPPNHENTSRGGQAS from the coding sequence GTGACCACGTTCTCGGTCGCGCTGGCCGCGCGCTGGCCAGCGCCCACGCGCGCGCTGCTGGTGGAGGCTGACCCCTCTGGCGGGGACGTCGGTACGCGGTTCTCGCTGAAATCGGCCCCAGGGCTGGTGAGCTTGGCGGTCGCCGCCCGGCGCAACGACGACCGGGCGTTGGTGTGGCAGCACACGCAAGCTCTGCCGGGCGGGCTGCCGGTGGTGGCCGCGCCACCGGACGCGGACCGCGCCCGAGCGGCGTTGTCCGCGCTGGCCGACCCAGCGACTGGAGTGGGCATCCTGCGGACGGCGGCGAGCGCGCCGGAGTCCGTTGTCATCGTGGACTGCGGCCGGATCGATGCCGGGTCTCCGGCGATGTCGATCGTGCGCTCGGCCGACGCGATGATCTTGCTGACTCGTGCGCACGCCGACGACCTCGCGCACCTCGCCCGTCGTCTGCCGGCCATCGGCCGATGGACCGCGCATCCGGCGATGGTGCTGGTCGGCGACGGGTACTCCACTGCCGAAGTCGCCCGCGAACTCGGAGTCCTGCCGCTGGGCCGCGTTCCCAACGATCCGCACGGCGCCGCAGTGCTGTGCGGACGGCCCGGTCCGGTGCGGTGGGGTCGCAGCGGACCGGCTCATTCGGCTCTCGGGCAGGTCGCGCACAAAATCGCGGAAATGCTCATCTCCGAACACGCATCGCCACCCGCGTTGTCCCAGCGCCTACCCGCCACCAGCCAGCCGATGCAAGTGCTGCGCGCAGTGCCCGGCGTGCCCGCCAGTCCGGTCTCGGAGAACGGTCTGCGACCCGCGCCCGCGCCCCTGCCGCCGAACCACGAGAACACCTCGCGCGGAGGGCAAGCGTCATGA
- a CDS encoding CpaF family protein, with amino-acid sequence MTYPSNGYPPPVPLRPQQQGQPPAWPTTPAGHPSWAQPLRQPAPSGPEPRQATEAVGRLRQHLRDTLGTELPLRVDAQQNRTGAPVTREGRRELAQAILEDAVAAHSENELMDNRALVGRDIEQRVITEVINELFGMAGLQPLLDDPAVETINANRFDRVFVQYNDGRRARVAPIAGSNEELTDLVRLLAARASSQERRFDYGSPAVNLQLPGGERLFAVMGLTAGGVTSLSIRRHGYLTVTLPELRARGTIDPGLEQFLRALVRARKNILITGGTGAGKTTLLRALASEMDSMERIVTIEDAFELGLELDPDVHADVTAFQAREANVEGEGAISQAELVRWGLRMSPDRVIVGEIRGPEVIPMCNAMSQGNDGSMATLHASSSRIAFTRLASYAAQGVERLPLDATNLLVASAVHFVVHLARGTDRTTRVVSSIREVVGADGPQVVSNEVYRPGADRRARPVAGALRTDTLDDLVDAGFDPGLLEQPEGWWPR; translated from the coding sequence ATGACCTATCCGTCCAACGGCTATCCGCCGCCGGTGCCTCTGCGCCCCCAGCAGCAGGGACAGCCACCCGCCTGGCCAACGACTCCGGCCGGCCATCCCAGCTGGGCGCAACCGTTGCGACAGCCTGCTCCGAGCGGCCCGGAGCCAAGGCAGGCGACCGAGGCGGTCGGACGGCTTCGCCAGCACCTGCGAGACACACTCGGTACCGAACTGCCGCTGCGAGTGGATGCACAGCAGAACCGCACCGGCGCCCCGGTCACCAGGGAGGGCCGCCGCGAGCTGGCGCAGGCGATCCTGGAGGACGCGGTGGCCGCGCACAGCGAGAACGAGCTGATGGACAATCGGGCGTTGGTCGGCCGGGATATCGAGCAGCGGGTGATCACCGAGGTCATCAACGAACTGTTCGGCATGGCCGGGCTGCAGCCCCTGCTGGATGACCCGGCGGTGGAGACGATCAACGCCAACCGGTTCGATCGGGTCTTCGTGCAGTACAACGACGGCCGCCGCGCGCGGGTCGCTCCGATCGCGGGCTCGAACGAGGAGCTGACCGATCTGGTCCGGCTGCTCGCGGCGCGCGCATCCAGCCAGGAACGCCGCTTCGACTACGGCTCCCCTGCGGTCAACCTCCAACTGCCCGGCGGGGAGAGGTTGTTCGCGGTGATGGGTCTGACCGCGGGCGGGGTGACCTCGCTGTCGATCCGCCGGCACGGCTACCTCACGGTGACACTGCCTGAACTGCGCGCTCGCGGCACCATCGACCCCGGTCTGGAGCAATTCCTGCGCGCGCTGGTGCGGGCACGCAAGAACATCCTGATCACCGGCGGCACGGGCGCGGGCAAGACCACCCTGCTGCGGGCACTCGCGTCGGAGATGGACTCGATGGAGCGCATCGTGACCATTGAGGACGCCTTCGAGCTCGGTCTGGAACTCGACCCTGACGTCCACGCCGACGTGACCGCCTTCCAGGCCCGTGAAGCGAACGTCGAGGGCGAGGGCGCGATCTCCCAGGCCGAGCTGGTGCGCTGGGGCCTGCGCATGTCGCCGGACCGGGTGATCGTCGGTGAGATCCGCGGACCGGAGGTCATCCCGATGTGCAACGCCATGAGCCAGGGCAACGACGGCTCGATGGCGACGCTGCACGCCTCCAGCTCGCGGATCGCCTTTACCCGGCTGGCGTCCTATGCCGCGCAAGGCGTCGAGCGCCTGCCGCTGGACGCGACGAACCTGCTGGTGGCCTCGGCGGTGCATTTTGTCGTGCATCTGGCCCGCGGCACCGACCGCACCACTCGCGTCGTGTCCTCGATCCGCGAGGTCGTCGGCGCCGACGGCCCGCAGGTGGTCTCCAACGAGGTCTACCGGCCCGGCGCGGACCGCCGCGCCCGCCCGGTGGCCGGAGCGCTGCGCACCGACACCCTCGACGACCTCGTCGACGCCGGGTTCGACCCCGGCCTACTGGAGCAGCCGGAAGGCTGGTGGCCGCGGTGA
- a CDS encoding IS1380 family transposase: MTCRGSCPNQHRSTFLVSKPTGAYPSLTVDTTGTVIVSQAGATLLTTTVTKTGLYQALSTAMARWRHPNAIHDPAKIICDLAVTLALGGDCLADISILRAEPGLFGPVASDPTVSRLIATLADDVNAALAAINTARATTRATAWTLAGDQAPDHNITPEHPVIVDLDATLLTAHSDKESAAPTFKRGYGFHPLCSFVDHGANGTGEPLAFLLRPGNAGSNTAADHITVTRDALRQLPFTAKGGRVGRKVLIRTDAAGATHDFLDWLVARKLGYSLGFTLPDDAVERLARIPRQAWTPAYDDDRIPRDGAWVAEATGVLDLTGWPKGMRVIVRKERPHPGAQLRFTDADGLRLTAFATNTPRGQLADLELRHRRRARAEDRIRGCKATGLTNLPMRGFAHNQIWVAIVALAVELTAWTQILALTGHHARRWEPKRLRLRLFSIAGRIACHARRVHLRLAGHAPWADLVLTAYQRLHDLPRLA; the protein is encoded by the coding sequence ATGACTTGTCGAGGGTCATGTCCGAACCAGCACAGGAGCACCTTTCTGGTGAGCAAGCCTACCGGGGCCTACCCATCGTTGACGGTCGACACCACGGGAACAGTGATCGTGTCGCAGGCAGGAGCGACACTGCTGACCACCACGGTGACCAAAACCGGCCTTTACCAGGCACTCTCGACAGCCATGGCCCGCTGGCGGCACCCCAACGCCATCCACGACCCCGCCAAGATCATCTGCGACCTGGCCGTCACACTGGCTCTGGGCGGTGACTGCCTGGCCGACATTTCCATCCTGCGCGCCGAACCCGGCTTGTTCGGCCCGGTCGCCTCCGACCCCACCGTCTCCCGTCTGATTGCCACCCTCGCCGACGACGTCAACGCGGCACTGGCCGCGATCAACACCGCCCGCGCCACCACACGAGCAACCGCCTGGACACTGGCCGGCGACCAGGCGCCCGACCACAACATCACCCCCGAGCACCCGGTGATCGTCGACCTGGACGCCACCCTGCTCACCGCCCACTCCGACAAGGAGTCCGCAGCACCAACCTTCAAGCGGGGCTACGGTTTTCACCCGTTGTGCTCGTTCGTCGACCACGGTGCCAACGGCACCGGCGAACCACTCGCGTTCCTGCTACGCCCCGGCAACGCGGGCTCCAACACCGCCGCCGACCACATCACCGTCACCCGCGATGCGTTGCGGCAACTGCCTTTCACCGCCAAGGGCGGACGCGTCGGCCGAAAAGTGTTGATCCGCACCGACGCCGCCGGGGCCACCCACGACTTCCTGGACTGGCTGGTCGCCCGGAAACTGGGCTACTCACTCGGATTCACCCTGCCCGACGACGCCGTCGAGCGCCTGGCCCGCATCCCACGGCAGGCATGGACTCCGGCCTACGACGACGACCGCATCCCCCGTGATGGGGCCTGGGTCGCCGAGGCCACCGGAGTCCTGGACCTGACGGGCTGGCCGAAAGGGATGCGGGTCATCGTCCGCAAGGAACGACCGCACCCCGGCGCGCAGTTGCGGTTCACCGACGCCGACGGGCTGAGGCTGACCGCGTTCGCCACCAACACACCCCGCGGACAACTCGCCGATCTGGAGTTGCGGCACCGCCGACGGGCACGTGCCGAGGACCGCATCCGCGGCTGCAAGGCCACCGGTCTGACCAACCTGCCCATGCGCGGATTCGCCCACAACCAGATCTGGGTCGCGATCGTCGCGTTGGCGGTCGAGCTGACCGCATGGACCCAGATACTCGCCCTCACCGGCCACCACGCCCGCAGATGGGAGCCCAAACGCCTGCGGCTACGCCTGTTCTCCATCGCCGGGCGCATCGCCTGCCACGCCAGGCGGGTCCACCTCCGGCTGGCCGGCCACGCGCCCTGGGCTGATCTGGTCCTGACCGCCTACCAGCGCCTACACGACCTACCGCGACTGGCTTGA
- a CDS encoding CRISPR-associated endonuclease Cas4/Cas1: MLEDLLPARMVNEFVYCPRLFYLEWVEARFADNDDTRLGQQVHRKVDQASGAVPLPEDGPVTAARSITVSSPRLGVISKLDLLENDGNGAVVPVDYKKGKPQPDGSPWPSDEVQVCLQALALRDNGYSCTHAELYYAATRQRVRIELTGERVARVEDVVAGARRVAERDTAPLPLVDSPKCVRCSLVGLCLPDETNALLARRDQPPRRLVPRDPDQRPVYVTEPGSFVGVRSGRLEITRDKEKLASFRLIDVAQLAVFGRVQVSTQALQACFARQIPVLWLSTGGWLHGYALGQPPKYAELRRRQTAAHAQSRTGYAQSMIAGKILNARTLLRRNARGDVNVTVASLKRLAEQARSTSTFPTLLGIEGTAARLYFAAFPAMIAPAADHIAHTFSQLGRNRRPPPDPLNALLSFCYAMLTKDLVAITLGVGLDPYLGIYHRSRHGRPSLALDLAEEFRPLIADSVVISLLNNGEITSSDFLRRAGAVSLTANGRRTVLRAYERRLDTEIQHPLFGYRISYRRVMDLQARLLSGALVGEIPEYKPMITR, encoded by the coding sequence ATGCTGGAAGACCTGTTGCCCGCGCGGATGGTCAACGAGTTCGTCTACTGCCCGCGCCTGTTTTACCTCGAATGGGTCGAGGCCCGGTTCGCCGACAACGACGACACCCGTCTCGGCCAACAGGTCCACCGCAAAGTCGACCAAGCATCCGGCGCCGTACCACTACCGGAGGACGGCCCGGTGACAGCCGCTCGATCGATCACGGTGAGTTCGCCGCGGCTCGGCGTGATCTCCAAGCTCGACCTGCTCGAAAACGACGGTAACGGAGCCGTTGTCCCGGTCGACTACAAGAAAGGCAAGCCGCAGCCGGACGGCAGCCCGTGGCCAAGCGACGAAGTGCAGGTATGCCTGCAGGCGTTGGCATTGCGCGACAACGGATATTCGTGCACGCACGCGGAGCTGTACTACGCCGCCACTCGGCAACGGGTCCGCATCGAGCTGACCGGGGAACGCGTTGCCCGGGTCGAAGACGTCGTCGCCGGCGCCCGCCGCGTAGCCGAGCGCGACACAGCACCGCTTCCGCTGGTCGACAGCCCCAAATGCGTTCGATGTTCACTCGTCGGCCTGTGCCTGCCCGACGAAACGAACGCACTTCTCGCACGCCGAGACCAGCCACCACGTCGCCTGGTTCCTCGCGATCCAGACCAACGGCCGGTATATGTCACCGAACCAGGCTCGTTCGTCGGAGTCCGCAGCGGACGACTCGAGATAACCCGGGACAAGGAGAAGCTCGCCTCGTTCCGGCTGATCGACGTCGCTCAGCTCGCCGTGTTCGGCCGAGTCCAGGTCAGCACCCAGGCGTTGCAGGCATGCTTCGCCCGCCAGATACCGGTCCTCTGGCTAAGCACCGGAGGCTGGCTGCACGGCTATGCGCTCGGACAACCCCCCAAATACGCCGAGCTGCGAAGGCGCCAAACCGCTGCGCACGCGCAAAGCCGCACCGGATACGCACAGAGCATGATCGCCGGCAAGATCCTCAACGCCAGAACTCTGCTCCGGCGCAATGCCCGAGGAGACGTGAACGTCACCGTAGCCTCGCTGAAGCGGCTTGCGGAGCAAGCACGATCCACCAGCACCTTCCCCACTCTCCTGGGCATCGAAGGCACCGCAGCCAGACTGTACTTCGCTGCCTTCCCAGCCATGATCGCTCCCGCAGCCGATCACATCGCCCACACGTTTTCCCAGCTCGGACGCAACCGGCGGCCACCACCAGACCCGCTCAACGCTCTGCTGTCCTTCTGCTACGCGATGCTGACCAAAGACCTCGTCGCGATCACGCTCGGTGTCGGCCTCGACCCCTACCTCGGGATCTACCACCGCTCACGCCACGGCAGGCCCTCCCTTGCCCTCGACCTCGCCGAAGAGTTCCGGCCGCTGATCGCAGACTCTGTCGTGATCAGCCTGCTGAACAACGGCGAAATCACCAGCTCAGACTTCCTCCGCCGCGCAGGAGCCGTCTCATTGACCGCCAACGGCCGACGCACCGTCCTGCGCGCCTACGAACGCCGGCTCGACACCGAAATCCAACATCCACTCTTCGGCTACCGCATCTCCTACCGCCGCGTCATGGATCTACAAGCGCGGCTCCTCTCCGGCGCCCTCGTCGGAGAGATTCCCGAATACAAGCCAATGATCACCAGGTGA
- the cas7g gene encoding type I-G CRISPR-associated RAMP protein Csb1/Cas7g, translating into MTTRLAYEADLVPILGSTFQPTGFPDLGAATFTRFEDGQDVPALLVESVQSMANRLEATAWDEPGNQPVPAMNGLPWIRVVRDSTGEFLTSSRLEAHRLASPFVHASTVDGKPVFDLIGERLGLAKDTPLNRSAMAAAIAGLDPFCLIHGVFFAHKAWWGQPKFPRALSSVIEAHHVERADSGGRKSDRVRHQISDDTEGTSEGYGSVPFARTEWTAKHIRASFVLDTELLHSYGLPAPTTDLLETIALWEIRSLLSGGLRLRTACDLDLDGDVRARRNSPPLPALDHLTAKITELVPHCADMLGSGEPLTVHWTGKGKKK; encoded by the coding sequence GTGACAACCCGCCTGGCCTACGAAGCCGATCTCGTCCCGATCCTGGGCAGCACCTTCCAGCCGACCGGGTTCCCCGACCTCGGCGCGGCCACCTTCACCCGGTTCGAGGACGGCCAGGACGTCCCGGCGCTGCTGGTCGAATCGGTGCAGTCGATGGCCAACCGGCTCGAAGCCACCGCCTGGGACGAGCCGGGCAACCAGCCGGTGCCCGCCATGAACGGCCTGCCCTGGATCCGGGTGGTCCGCGACAGCACCGGCGAATTCCTCACCTCCAGCCGGCTCGAAGCCCACCGGCTCGCCTCCCCGTTCGTCCACGCCTCCACAGTGGACGGAAAACCCGTATTCGACCTCATCGGCGAACGCCTCGGCCTGGCCAAAGACACCCCGCTCAACCGGTCCGCGATGGCCGCCGCGATCGCCGGACTGGACCCGTTCTGCCTCATCCACGGCGTGTTCTTCGCCCACAAGGCCTGGTGGGGCCAGCCGAAATTCCCCCGAGCCCTCTCCAGCGTCATCGAAGCCCACCACGTCGAGCGAGCCGACAGCGGCGGACGCAAATCCGACCGCGTGCGCCACCAGATCTCCGACGACACCGAAGGAACCTCCGAAGGCTACGGATCGGTCCCGTTCGCCCGGACCGAATGGACCGCCAAACACATCCGCGCATCCTTCGTCCTCGACACCGAACTGCTGCACTCCTACGGCCTGCCCGCACCCACCACCGACCTCCTCGAAACGATCGCGTTATGGGAAATCCGGTCCCTGCTCTCCGGAGGTCTCCGGCTGCGCACCGCCTGCGATCTCGACCTGGACGGCGACGTCCGAGCCCGCCGCAACAGCCCACCGCTGCCCGCCCTCGACCACCTGACCGCAAAGATCACCGAACTGGTGCCCCACTGCGCCGACATGCTGGGCAGCGGAGAGCCCCTGACCGTGCACTGGACCGGCAAAGGCAAGAAAAAATGA
- the csb2 gene encoding type I-G CRISPR-associated protein Csb2: protein MTVTLALRFPWGRYHATPWGRHVNEGAVELPPSPWRILRALYAVWRTRAPDLDEHVVHPLLDKLAAVPPTVFVPAHTIAHTRHYYPDSKHTTAGISVDQTLDAFAVLDPDAELALQWRGLDLTGPHRDALAKLAASLPYLGRADSICEATLADHWEPAGHDIWQSVETAEMIPADAEVTAVLAAEHPLDLEALVARPVDVRRGGLLFPRGTRFAGYQKTPATTRPRRRPPTTSVTAIRFAIAQRVKPPSTDALIYTDLLRKAALRKLGDLRTEPADTLLGGKTATGTTTRDHHRHAHYLPLTQDRHLSGLLVWVPAGLSGDELDALTAATRLHTGMNEKWRLNLRATDTGNIHDTAPELARPSRRWTSLTPFTPTRYPKNKDWPEFLRTEIERELGYRGLDDLHIRDLNLREERTPFRRTRPSAPDRRRPSAFVTITVNREIAGPLALGHLSHFGLGLFIPRP, encoded by the coding sequence ATGACCGTCACCCTGGCCCTGCGCTTCCCCTGGGGCCGCTACCACGCCACCCCCTGGGGACGTCACGTCAACGAAGGCGCCGTCGAACTGCCGCCGTCGCCCTGGCGGATCCTGCGCGCGCTGTATGCCGTGTGGCGCACCCGGGCACCCGACCTCGACGAGCACGTCGTGCACCCGCTCCTCGACAAGCTCGCCGCCGTGCCTCCGACAGTGTTCGTGCCCGCCCACACCATCGCCCACACCCGCCACTACTACCCCGACAGCAAACACACCACCGCCGGCATCAGCGTCGACCAGACCCTGGACGCCTTCGCCGTCCTCGACCCCGACGCCGAACTCGCGCTCCAATGGCGCGGCCTCGACCTTACCGGCCCGCACCGCGACGCCCTGGCCAAACTCGCCGCGTCCCTGCCCTACCTGGGCCGGGCCGACAGCATCTGCGAAGCCACCCTCGCCGACCACTGGGAACCAGCCGGTCACGACATCTGGCAATCCGTCGAAACGGCCGAAATGATCCCCGCCGACGCCGAGGTCACCGCCGTGCTCGCCGCCGAACATCCCCTCGACCTGGAGGCACTGGTCGCACGGCCGGTCGACGTCCGCAGAGGCGGGCTGCTGTTCCCCCGCGGCACCCGCTTCGCCGGCTACCAGAAAACACCCGCGACCACCCGCCCGCGGCGACGGCCCCCGACAACCTCTGTGACCGCCATCCGGTTCGCGATCGCCCAACGCGTAAAACCGCCCAGCACCGACGCGCTGATCTACACCGACCTGCTACGCAAAGCCGCGCTGCGGAAACTCGGCGACCTCCGCACCGAACCCGCGGACACCCTCCTCGGCGGCAAAACCGCCACCGGCACCACAACCCGCGACCACCACCGGCACGCGCACTACCTGCCACTGACACAAGACCGCCACCTGAGCGGGCTGCTGGTCTGGGTCCCCGCCGGGCTCAGCGGCGACGAACTCGACGCGCTGACCGCCGCGACACGACTCCACACCGGCATGAACGAAAAATGGCGCCTCAACCTCCGCGCCACCGACACCGGCAACATCCACGACACCGCCCCGGAACTGGCTCGGCCGTCACGCCGCTGGACCTCGCTGACCCCGTTCACCCCAACGCGATACCCGAAAAACAAAGACTGGCCGGAATTCCTCCGCACCGAAATCGAACGAGAACTCGGCTACCGCGGACTCGACGACCTGCACATCCGCGACCTGAACCTTCGAGAAGAAAGGACCCCGTTCAGACGCACCAGGCCCTCCGCCCCGGACCGCCGGCGACCCTCCGCATTCGTCACCATCACGGTGAACCGGGAAATCGCCGGCCCTCTGGCACTGGGACATCTGAGCCACTTCGGACTAGGCTTGTTCATTCCTCGACCGTGA